From one Leptospira noumeaensis genomic stretch:
- the carA gene encoding glutamine-hydrolyzing carbamoyl-phosphate synthase small subunit — protein sequence MQAFLVLANGTVMKGRSFGANKNSIGEVVFNTSMAGYQEIITDPSYKGQLVTLTYPMIGNYGINPDDMESDKIQASGLIVKEYVKRPSNFQSKETLSEFLIRFGVPAIEGIDTRKLTRIIRNSGAMSCGIFISETYEDSFLEAVKNAPSMEGQDLAQVVTCEKPYLFGAHSPSKFKLAVYDFGIKRNILKLLDSAGFNVHVFPAKTKAEDLLKDGFDAFFLSNGPGDPAPLDYAISSAKAIMDAKKPLFGICLGHQIIGLALGKQTAKLKFGHRGGNHPVRNEETGKIEITSQNHGFHVLGESSSDMPITRINLFDNTVAGLKTKGLPVMAVQYHPEACPGPHDSAYHFQEFYTMVESSRS from the coding sequence ATGCAGGCTTTTTTGGTTTTAGCAAACGGAACGGTCATGAAGGGCCGATCCTTCGGTGCAAATAAGAATTCGATTGGCGAGGTAGTCTTCAATACCTCTATGGCGGGATATCAGGAAATCATCACTGACCCTTCTTATAAAGGCCAACTCGTGACCCTTACCTACCCCATGATTGGAAACTATGGAATCAATCCAGACGATATGGAGTCAGACAAGATCCAGGCTTCTGGACTGATTGTCAAAGAATATGTCAAACGACCTTCCAACTTTCAATCCAAAGAAACACTCAGTGAGTTTCTCATTCGATTTGGAGTTCCTGCCATCGAAGGGATTGATACACGCAAGCTAACGCGTATTATCCGAAATTCTGGAGCGATGTCTTGCGGAATTTTTATCAGCGAAACGTATGAAGATTCTTTTCTGGAAGCAGTCAAAAATGCACCTTCCATGGAAGGCCAAGATCTTGCGCAAGTGGTGACTTGTGAAAAACCATATTTGTTTGGTGCTCATTCTCCAAGTAAGTTCAAACTTGCCGTTTATGATTTTGGAATCAAAAGAAATATACTCAAATTATTAGATTCTGCTGGATTCAATGTACATGTTTTTCCTGCAAAAACCAAAGCAGAAGATTTACTGAAAGATGGATTCGATGCATTTTTCCTATCCAATGGACCAGGAGATCCGGCTCCTCTTGACTACGCAATCTCATCTGCAAAAGCCATCATGGATGCAAAAAAACCACTTTTTGGAATCTGTTTAGGTCACCAAATCATTGGACTAGCGCTTGGGAAACAGACAGCCAAACTTAAATTTGGTCACCGTGGTGGGAACCATCCTGTCCGTAACGAAGAAACTGGAAAAATTGAAATCACTTCCCAAAACCATGGCTTCCATGTGTTAGGCGAGTCTTCTAGCGATATGCCAATCACAAGAATCAATTTATTCGACAATACGGTGGCTGGTCTCAAAACCAAGGGTTTACCGGTAATGGCAGTCCAATACCACCCAGAAGCATGCCCTGGACCTCACGACTCCGCCTATCATTTCCAAGAATTTTATACTATGGTAGAATCCTCCAGATCCTAG
- a CDS encoding porin OmpL1, with product MLKSLRFGMMGFLLLCLAGSLSAQTGPRSYFMIGLGAQFDLAQLGGTITKDGLDSGQPRLTASGQPYGTPQKAIYAENTLISLKRTTGGAVGAKTSGAMVGGNLNIGYEKEGIFGINSLFWRINVNYTTKIAGGETSSTVMGYKWLDQEWQYTAWTVPTYLGIKLYNAANDTAIYVGAGVNYFQGWWGVSGTINNPALESFTAGLGRNGAPLLGAGGGTLLGDAPSPGIHKENVRFGASGIGLNWLVGAQTKVTDKGHLFFELETILSAGMGVGGVSSIGGASALAPWVAYPVVIGGQTYRVGYKLEI from the coding sequence ATGCTGAAATCTCTACGTTTTGGAATGATGGGGTTCTTACTTTTGTGCTTAGCTGGTAGCTTAAGCGCACAAACAGGTCCTCGTTCTTATTTTATGATCGGTCTTGGAGCTCAATTTGACCTAGCTCAACTCGGCGGAACCATCACAAAAGATGGTCTTGATTCTGGCCAACCCAGACTTACTGCTTCTGGCCAGCCTTACGGAACACCTCAAAAAGCAATCTATGCAGAAAACACATTGATCAGCTTAAAGAGAACAACTGGTGGTGCTGTTGGTGCAAAAACTAGCGGAGCTATGGTCGGTGGTAACCTCAACATAGGTTACGAAAAAGAAGGGATCTTTGGAATCAATAGCCTTTTCTGGAGAATCAACGTTAACTACACTACTAAAATCGCTGGTGGTGAGACGTCTTCTACAGTTATGGGATACAAATGGTTAGACCAAGAGTGGCAATATACTGCTTGGACTGTGCCAACTTACCTTGGTATCAAATTATACAATGCAGCAAATGACACAGCAATCTACGTCGGAGCTGGTGTGAACTACTTCCAAGGATGGTGGGGAGTTTCTGGAACAATCAACAACCCTGCGTTAGAAAGTTTTACTGCAGGGTTGGGTCGTAACGGTGCTCCATTATTGGGAGCTGGTGGTGGAACCCTTCTTGGTGATGCACCAAGCCCAGGAATCCACAAAGAAAACGTACGTTTCGGTGCTAGCGGGATCGGTCTCAACTGGCTCGTAGGTGCACAAACAAAAGTTACTGACAAAGGTCACCTTTTCTTTGAACTCGAAACTATCCTTTCCGCAGGAATGGGTGTAGGTGGAGTTTCTTCTATCGGTGGTGCTTCTGCTCTTGCTCCTTGGGTTGCTTACCCAGTAGTGATCGGTGGACAAACTTACCGTGTAGGTTACAAACTCGAAATCTAA
- a CDS encoding 4a-hydroxytetrahydrobiopterin dehydratase codes for MREKPTKLTTEEIDTLLNTYKDWKLETKDGVSFFKYEKEFRDFKEAFVFLTKLAFVSESLDHHAEIWNVYNKLKIKLFTHETNTLSTKDKHFITALMA; via the coding sequence ATGAGAGAAAAACCTACAAAGCTGACGACCGAGGAAATCGATACTTTATTAAATACGTATAAGGATTGGAAACTGGAAACAAAGGATGGTGTTTCCTTTTTTAAATATGAAAAAGAGTTTAGAGATTTCAAAGAAGCCTTTGTCTTTCTCACAAAACTAGCATTCGTTTCCGAATCTTTAGACCATCATGCTGAAATTTGGAACGTTTACAACAAACTGAAAATCAAACTTTTTACCCATGAAACAAATACCCTTTCGACAAAAGATAAACACTTCATCACAGCGCTGATGGCATAA
- a CDS encoding DMT family transporter, protein MTGNEKKGYFFVFLTGVFFAFEVIGFKEIFRKYNTEPEIAALFGVGFALLIVTPYFLFSKKRQTKVITTIKRDGLILILGTISNAIGIVLYYYALKQTDLGPSAILIKTTVLYNVILGVFFLGEKLKGREVFGILIAILGIYMISTLQGQIKLISAFLILLSAFLFAIQSYMIKKYIPEILGLEYAYLRLFLLTVFFFLYSFYIGSFYVPQVSVIIILGLFSLLGYFLGRAFYFEAHNHLPISKLNATLLIEPIFLMFVGILFMKEPVDSQKLIGAGFILLGLYLIVFHKKKGKP, encoded by the coding sequence TTGACTGGAAATGAAAAAAAGGGATATTTTTTTGTATTCCTAACTGGTGTTTTTTTTGCCTTTGAAGTTATTGGTTTCAAAGAAATTTTTCGCAAGTACAATACAGAACCTGAAATCGCGGCCCTATTCGGTGTTGGGTTTGCATTGTTAATTGTAACACCTTACTTTTTATTTTCTAAAAAAAGACAAACCAAGGTCATCACCACGATCAAACGTGATGGCCTCATCTTAATTTTAGGAACCATTTCCAATGCCATTGGAATTGTTTTGTATTATTATGCTCTCAAGCAAACCGATTTAGGGCCTTCGGCGATCCTAATCAAAACCACCGTGCTGTATAATGTGATACTCGGAGTATTTTTTCTTGGAGAAAAATTAAAAGGGAGAGAAGTCTTCGGAATCTTGATTGCCATTCTTGGAATCTATATGATTTCCACCTTACAAGGCCAAATCAAACTGATTTCCGCATTTTTGATTTTACTCAGTGCCTTTCTTTTTGCGATCCAAAGTTATATGATCAAAAAATACATTCCGGAAATTCTGGGACTCGAGTATGCATATTTGCGTCTTTTCCTACTTACAGTATTTTTCTTTTTATATTCATTCTACATCGGTAGTTTTTATGTTCCGCAAGTTTCTGTTATCATCATCCTTGGATTATTTTCATTGTTAGGATATTTTTTAGGACGAGCTTTTTATTTTGAAGCACATAACCATTTGCCTATCAGTAAACTCAATGCAACACTACTTATAGAACCCATCTTTTTAATGTTTGTTGGGATTTTATTTATGAAGGAACCAGTTGATAGTCAAAAATTAATTGGTGCAGGGTTTATCCTTCTTGGATTGTATCTGATTGTTTTTCATAAAAAAAAGGGGAAACCATGA
- the ung gene encoding uracil-DNA glycosylase, whose product MKDVQIEPGWKEVLQLEFEKPYFSNLREWIREEYKSKVVYPPAKLIFNAFDSCPFDKVKVVILGQDPYHGPGQAHGLCFSVNDGVPHPPSLQNIFKEIHDDLKIPIPKTGNLTRWANQGVLLLNATLTVQKDKAGSHQNKGWEEFTDAAIRILAEKKSNLVFLLWGSFAQKKEILIPPNKHYVLKSAHPSPLSAYRGFLGNQHFSKTNEYLVSQGKEPIDWK is encoded by the coding sequence TTGAAAGACGTTCAAATTGAACCAGGTTGGAAAGAAGTTCTACAATTAGAATTTGAAAAACCATATTTTTCGAACTTACGGGAATGGATCAGAGAAGAATATAAATCTAAGGTTGTTTACCCACCCGCAAAACTGATCTTCAATGCATTTGACTCTTGCCCCTTTGACAAAGTAAAGGTTGTGATCCTCGGCCAAGACCCTTACCACGGTCCAGGGCAGGCCCATGGTCTTTGTTTTTCTGTAAATGATGGTGTTCCGCACCCACCTTCCTTACAAAATATATTTAAAGAAATTCATGATGATCTAAAAATTCCCATTCCTAAAACAGGAAACCTCACACGCTGGGCAAACCAAGGTGTACTTCTGTTAAATGCTACTCTTACAGTTCAAAAAGACAAAGCTGGATCTCACCAAAATAAAGGTTGGGAAGAATTTACTGACGCTGCCATCCGAATCTTGGCAGAGAAAAAATCCAACCTCGTGTTTTTGTTATGGGGATCTTTTGCCCAGAAAAAAGAAATCCTCATACCGCCAAACAAACACTATGTTCTAAAATCAGCACACCCTTCTCCACTCTCGGCTTATCGTGGATTTTTAGGAAATCAACATTTCTCAAAAACAAATGAGTATTTAGTTTCCCAAGGAAAAGAACCCATTGACTGGAAATGA